One genomic region from Henningerozyma blattae CBS 6284 chromosome 2, complete genome encodes:
- the SAM50 gene encoding SAM complex subunit SAM50 (similar to Saccharomyces cerevisiae SAM50 (YNL026W); ancestral locus Anc_2.304) produces the protein MDKDDDFLDSFENNLSNQSNDIIKNTNNWQEVDEKTLQRQIELNQYFSRNPTSLIQLNSLTSNNQTIRPSILRQYVHSTISNAKSFDELYNGLDILNTKLIQHGLVTSIIPNIDTPDGFKLPSAGTSTISTYFPTLPQSFSNMGSNQSSIVDLNVNLNITPIKKFLAKTGTNIGNSEGDGYLQFQLRNIFGGGEQLNFNFSKGTKIHSSYNLNYFQPITPDWLFKASLFKNSVQVGAPIDLLSQGIRLSASSNFLSNTKTLVNHEFSTDHYLRTTKIRMNSVSDTLLFQAGNDFISKLGYSCTFDSRDHPIVSSRGTLIKLGNEFAPDRFFKTNLEIVKNKSFFRDDFITMACTFKTGYIHNFFPNSKAIHRNDKFQNGGANDIRGFQFMGLGPKDRFDSVGGDAFISYGFSVMNKIPIWKFYDSNFRFHWFVNGGKLINSNGKGLLNTFNDLSKQNSMSVGMGIVFRHPMARFELNFAIPVVTHSGDITRKGFQYGIGLSFL, from the coding sequence ATGGATAAGgatgatgattttttagatagttttgaaaataatttatcaaatcaatcaaatgatattataaaaaatactaaCAATTGGCAAGAAGTGGATGAAAAAACACTTCAAAGacaaattgaattaaatcaatatttctCTCGTAATCCTACTTCACTAATTCAGCTTAATTCATTAAcatcaaataatcaaaCTATTAGGCCAAGTATTTTAAGACAATATGTTCATTCTACTATTTCCAATGCTAAAAGTTTTGATGAGTTGTATAATGGGTTGgatatattaaatacaaAACTTATCCAGCATGGGTTGGTTACAAGTATCATACCTAATATTGATACTCCTGATGGTTTCAAATTACCATCTGCTGGAACTTCTACAATCTCTACATATTTCCCTACTCTCCCCCAgtctttttcaaatatggGATCAAATCAGTCATCAATAGTTGATTTGAatgtaaatttaaatataacaccaattaaaaaattcctTGCGAAGACCGGTACTAATATTGGGAATTCTGAAGGGGATGGATATCtacaatttcaattgagaAACATATTTGGTGGTGGtgaacaattaaatttcaatttttctaaagGTACAAAGATTCATTCATcgtataatttaaattattttcaaccAATTACACCGGATTGGTTATTTAAGgcatctttatttaaaaattcagtTCAAGTCGGGGCaccaattgatttattatctcAAGGTATTAGATTGTCAGCATCAAGCAATTTTTTAAGTAATACGAAAACACTTGTCAATCATGAATTTTCTACAGATCATTACCTCCGAACTACTAAGATACGAATGAATTCCGTATCAGACACTTTACTATTTCAAGCTGgtaatgattttatttctaaacTAGGATATTCTTGTACTTTTGACAGCAGAGATCATCCAATTGTTTCTTCAAGGGGTactttaataaaactaGGAAATGAATTTGCCCCTGatagattttttaaaacaaatttagaaattgttaaaaataaaagtttcTTTAGGGAtgattttattactatGGCTTGTACTTTTAAAACAGGATATAtacataattttttccCTAATTCTAAAGCAATTCATAGGaatgataaatttcaaaatggTGGTGCTAATGATATTCGAGGTTTCCAATTCATGGGGTTAGGACCTAAAGATCGTTTTGATTCAGTTGGTGGTGATGCTTTTATTTCATATGGTTTTAGTGTAATGAATAAAATCCcaatttggaaattttatGATTCAAATTTCCGTTTCCATTGGTTTGTAAATGGCGggaaattaattaatagtAATGGTAAAGGCTTATTAAATACCTTTAATGATTTAAGTAAACAAAATTCCATGTCAGTAGGTATGGGTATTGTATTTAGACATCCCATGGCGAgatttgaattgaattttgCAATACCTGTTGTTACTCATTCAGGTGATATTACAAGAAAGGGCTTTCAATACGGAATTGGTCTATCGTTTttataa
- the CAB2 gene encoding phosphopantothenate--cysteine ligase CAB2 (similar to Saccharomyces cerevisiae YIL083C; ancestral locus Anc_2.305), with protein sequence MNGSPEYSTSKSTVTRPLIHSSTTEISHAIDHSIDENIFPVAQTSDEEIYFQTNPAPSYLPELISNAESFLHLQKSLRRDKVVLVTSGGTTVPLENNTVRFIDNFSAGTRGASSAEQFLAAGYSVIFLYREFSLVPYNRLFTHSMNTLFLDYIDAKGQIKPEFQEKVVKTRALYEEYLNEEKRLLILPFTTVNQYLYSLRAISELMNSPGSLFYLAAAVSDFFIPYSDLPKHKIQSRDYSNSSDASNDSKSTDSEILTGSKAKAVTTPDGRLLISLNPVPKFLKRLVEAWAPKGMLVSFKLETDDTILIQKATTALDKYGHQLVIGNLLQTRNTEVVFVSPSNRDGYWVRLDKTQNNSIEELIIPEVIKHHNKWILKTTH encoded by the coding sequence ATGAACGGTTCTCCAGAATATTCCACATCAAAGTCGACTGTTACTAGACCTTTAATACATTCTTCGACGACAGAAATATCTCATGCCATTGACCATtcaattgatgaaaatatctTTCCCGTGGCTCAGACTTCAGATGAAGAGATATATTTCCAAACAAATCCTGCACCAAGTTATTTACCAGAACTGATTAGCAATGCTGAAAGTTTTCTTCATTTGCAAAAATCATTAAGGAGAGATAAAGTAGTGCTTGTTACATCTGGTGGTACTACTGTTCCTCTAGAAAACAATACGGTTCGTTTCATTGACAATTTCTCGGCTGGTACTCGTGGTGCATCTAGCGCTGAACAATTCTTAGCTGCCGGTTACAgtgttatatttttatacagAGAATTTTCCCTAGTACCATATAATAGATTATTCACACATAGTATgaatactttatttttggatTATATTGACGCAAAAGGTCAAATAAAACCGGAATTCCAAGAAAAGGTTGTTAAAACAAGGGCTTTGTAtgaagaatatttgaatgaagaaaaaagattattaatattaccaTTCACTACTGTTAACCAATATTTGTATTCATTGAGAGCTATCAGTGAGCTAATGAACTCACCAGGCAGTTTATTCTATCTAGCTGCTGCCGTAAgtgattttttcattccTTATTCTGATTTACCTAAACATAAGATTCAAAGTAGAGACTATAGTAACTCATCCGACGCATCTAATGACTCAAAATCGACTGATTCAGAAATCCTAACAGGATCCAAGGCAAAGGCAGTCACGACCCCAGATGGTAGATTGTTAATAAGTTTAAATCCAGTCCCTAAATTCTTAAAGAGACTTGTTGAAGCCTGGGCTCCAAAAGGTATGCTTGTCTCTTTTAAATTGGAAACAGATGatacaattttaattcaaaaggCTACTACTGCATTGGACAAATATGGCCATCAGCTGGTGATCGGAAACCTATTACAAACAAGAAATACTGAAGTAGTCTTCGTCTCTCCTAGTAACAGAGATGGCTATTGGGTTAGACTTGATAAGActcaaaataattctattgaagaattaattatCCCTGAAGTGATTAAACATCACAATAAATGGATTCTAAAGACAACTCATTAA
- the CRZ1 gene encoding DNA-binding transcription factor CRZ1 (similar to Saccharomyces cerevisiae CRZ1 (YNL027W); ancestral locus Anc_2.303) produces MSQEFQYMEDTSNITPTNDSFNITRDTANSSLQGGNFTTTNNIENLMSDIYSEPEMLDDQNKYNKNGNLNNSIRTTPKLNIYNSNNITLNSQPNITMNETRQSDINDYLNLGNTPPRQNSNNTSTMSNSYNNLNPNTIPHSDSQTSHSHLRNSNLALSPNVSYLSPSGDEEFDDLLSLHSATSSNILLPMNPNGYKFVSNIDDLNNFLDQTNQNYDFELNHSKEQSNISSDNATNNSKSATIDNFFASLDIESINLQPQNNGLNFSTHSHAIDIPLDNNKQSIKPQQITVPPIISVQEFRNNDENDQNMQDDEFGNSNKSFNNSIQNPNSTFNDSSELVNNIILPSSIPHDSYLINGSAVQITTPPIQSSTFMDSPNYNKQQNQSLLSPTENCNSTIQIAKNNEKDKQIHEDMRMARIGRRRRISSGGGHNRSRGSSVTSSVRSVSPENGHIIMHTCTFSKSRSRSTSMSREKLLKMADLLPEDTNSNHSTDNNNQKNLSSNFNNNPNPFPDFNTPTIKIETPSYDIPTSNGMDMGDLNNNIQKGSMDTIEITSYNNGPSDMIMGANYSNLANVTFGESDMDQRQTDSINNPSQNNTPVSKTSSPEILSQSLNNIQSQTIDVESHLREGETLQNLTGTTKKRLSQKNPAIYACELCDKKFTRPYNLKSHLRTHTNERPFICSICNKAFARQHDRKRHEDLHTGKKRYICGGKLKNGTSWGCGKKFARSDALGRHFKTESGKRCIAPLYEEATHERGVIDVNL; encoded by the coding sequence ATGTCACAagaatttcaatatatgGAGGACACCTCTAATATCACCCCAACTAATGATAGTTTTAATATAACAAGAGACACCGCTAATAGCAGCTTACAGGGTGGTAACTTCACcacaacaaataatattgaaaatttaatgtCCGATATATATTCGGAACCTGAAATGTTAGATGATcagaataaatataataaaaatgggAATTTAAACAATAGTATAAGGACTACTCCGAAATTAAATATCtacaattcaaataatatcacACTCAACAGTCAGCCGAACATAACTATGAATGAAACTAGACAATCTGATAtaaatgattatttgaatttaggTAATACTCCACCAAGGCaaaatagcaataatacCTCTACTATGTCTAACTCTTATAACAATTTAAATCCCAACACGATTCCACATTCAGATAGTCAAACAAGTCACAGCCATTTgagaaattcaaatttggCTTTATCACCAAATGTATCATATCTAAGTCCAAGTGGTGACGAAGAATTCgatgatttattaagtTTACACTCGGCTACTTCTTCTAATATCTTATTACCGATGAATCCCAACGGTTATAAATTCGTATCGAATATAGatgatttgaataatttcttggatcaaacaaatcaaaattatgattttgaattgaatCATTCAAAAGAgcaatcaaatatttcatctgATAATGctactaataatagtaaatcTGCcacaattgataatttctttGCAAGTTTAGATATTGAATCCATCAATTTACAGCCACAAAATAATGGGTTAAATTTTTCCACTCATTCACATGCTATAGACATTCCCTTAgacaataataaacaatCAATTAAGCCACAACAAATAACTGTTCCACCAATAATATCAGTGCAAGAGTTTAGAAACAATGATGAGAATGATCAAAACATGCAAGATGATGAATTCGGTAATAGCaataaaagttttaataatagtattcAAAATCCAAATTCAACGTTTAATGATTCCTCGGAATtagttaataatattatcttaCCATCTTCGATACCACATGATAGTTATCTGATAAATGGTTCTGCGGTTCAAATCACAACACCGCCAATCCAATCATCTACTTTTATGGATTCtccaaattataataaacaaCAAAATCAGAGTCTATTGTCACCTACTGAAAATTGTAATTCCACAATCCAAATTGCCAAGAATAATGAGAAAGATAAACAAATTCATGAAGATATGAGAATGGCAAGAATAggtagaagaagaagaatatcCTCGGGTGGTGGGCATAATCGTTCAAGAGGTTCTTCTGTGACTTCATCTGTGAGAAGTGTTTCCCCAGAAAATGGTCATATTATAATGCATACTTGTACATTTAGTAAATCAAGATCAAGATCGACAAGTATGTCAAGAgaaaaattgttgaaaatgGCAGACTTATTACCAGAAGATACCAACTCGAATCATTCtactgataataataatcaaaaaaatctatCGTcgaattttaataataatcccAATCCATTCCCAGATTTTAATACCCCAactattaaaatagaaacTCCATCTTACGATATACCAACTTCAAATGGAATGGATATGGGAGATCTGAATAACAATATTCAGAAAGGGTCAATGGATACTATTGAAATAACTTCATATAATAATGGGCCATCTGATATGATAATGGGAGCTAACTACAGTAATTTAGCTAATGTAACTTTTGGTGAATCTGATATGGACCAACGACAAACTGACAGTATTAATAATCCATCTCAAAATAATACGCCAGTCTCTAAGACATCTTCTCCAGAAATATTGTCacaatcattaaataatattcagtCACAAACTATTGATGTAGAATCTCATCTACGAGAGGGTGAAActttacaaaatttaacAGGTActacaaaaaaaaggttATCACAAAAAAATCCAGCTATTTATGCGTGCGAATTATGTGATAAGAAGTTTACAAGACCTTATAACTTGAAATCACATTTAAGAACCCATACAAATGAACGACCCTTTATATGTTCAATCTGTAATAAAGCATTTGCAAGACAACATGATAGAAAGAGGCATGAAGATCTTCATACTGGTAAAAAGAGATATATTTGTGGTGGTAAGCTGAAAAATGGTACTAGCTGGGGTTGTGGTAAGAAATTTGCAAGAAGTGATGCATTGGGTAGACATTTTAAAACTGAAAGTGGTAAGAGATGCATTGCTCCGTTGTATGAAGAAGCAACTCATGAGAGAGGAGTCATTGATGTTAATCTTTAG
- the TRM12 gene encoding tRNA(Phe) (4-demethylwyosine(37)-C(7)) aminocarboxypropyltransferase (similar to Saccharomyces cerevisiae TRM12 (YML005W); ancestral locus Anc_2.302), whose amino-acid sequence MLELIISDPKYIKPIKTDLEKHGLFAKPIYRDPTLPNKSVIRTTIHDSVDDANFQIISQYSSNFEIRDYYLNDNSTDVSKSPIINFTENFLSTENYKNLLTRNGLSITKLIEQLPIRYTIYPPLLLFNNSHQKSFLFDDWQLLFKQKIENVTNNTTVQDEYFQELLRILFPQLTHVAINKPIIESDVMRRPFNIQPLYGELISKDLQLLDNDQLWDHPTSHDFENTLWCHTIQNGIHQYWAPIFTMFSRGNIKEKKRILDSYPEIEGNDVVDLYSGIGYFTLSYLQRKARNVFCFELNPWSVEGLKRGAIRNKFPWVSTRQLQALNTQTCYIYNMNNEASIEIIRELFPTNKRQELKLRHINLGLLPSSKQGWKLAIELFNWQQGCRTTTLHIHENVSTAALQDGTFVEGTIDQLRSIDTNHEYTPVHVEKIKTFAPDVWHVCFDVNVTK is encoded by the coding sequence ATGCTGGAATTAATTATTAGTGAcccaaaatatattaagcCAATTAAAACGGATCTAGAGAAACATGGCTTATTTGCCAAGCCCATCTATCGAGATCCTACATTGCCCAATAAATCAGTTATTAGAACCACGATTCACGATTCCGTGGACGATGCtaatttccaaataatttCTCAATACTCTTCAAATTTCGAAATTcgtgattattatttaaatgacAACTCAACTGACGTTTCAAAATCACCTATAATCAATTTTACtgaaaattttctttctaCAGAAAATTATAAGAATCTTTTAACCAGAAATGGGTTAAGTATTACCAAGCTTATAGAGCAATTACCCATCAGATATACGATTTACCCACCACTTTTActattcaataattctcATCAGAAATCATTCTTGTTTGATGATTGgcaattattatttaaacaaaagATAGAAAATGttacaaataatactactGTTCAAGATGAATATTTCCAAGAATTGttaagaattttatttcctCAATTGACTCATGTAGCCATTAATAAGCCAATTATCGAATCAGATGTCATGAGACGACCATTCAATATTCAACCATTATATGGAGAATTAATCTCTAAAGATTTGCAATTGCTTGACAACGATCAATTATGGGACCATCCAACAAGTCATGATTTCGAAAACACATTATGGTGTCATACAATTCAAAATGGGATTCATCAATATTGGGCTCCTATTTTCACCATGTTTAGTCGAGGCAATATAAAGGAGAAGAAAAGAATCTTAGATAGCTATCCGGAAATTGAAGGCAATGACGTGGTTGATTTGTACAGTGGGATCGGGTATTTCACTCTCAGTTATTTACAAAGGAAAGCAAGAAATgtattttgttttgaattaaaCCCTTGGAGTGTGGAAGGATTGAAGAGGGGAGCAATCAGAAATAAGTTCCCATGGGTTTCAACAAGACAATTACAGGCATTGAACACTCAAACTTGTTATATCtataatatgaataatgaGGCAAGTATTGAAATCATCCGTGAATTGTTTCCCACAAATAAAAGacaagaattgaaattgagACATATCAACTTGGGTCTTTTGCCTTCAAGCAAACAAGGTTGGAAATTGGCCATTGAATTGTTCAACTGGCAGCAAGGCTGCCGGACTACTACTCTACACATTCATGAAAATGTTTCAACCGCAGCTCTACAAGATGGGACATTTGTCGAAGGCACAATCGATCAATTAAGATCGATCGATACTAATCACGAATATACTCCTGTCCATGTTGAGAAGATCAAGACATTTGCTCCGGACGTCTGGCATGTCTGTTTCGACGTAAATGTCACCAAATAG